The following nucleotide sequence is from Thermoplasmata archaeon.
TTCACGGAGTATCTGGACCCGCGCGTGCGCTCCCGCCTCGCGGACGAGAAGATGGTCTTCCCGCCGTACAATGCGGACGAGCTGTACGACATCCTCTCGGAGCGCGCCCGCCTCGCGTTCGAGAACGGGATTGCGAACGACTCCGTGCTCCACCTGATCGCCGCCCTCGCGGCGCAGGAGCACGGCGATGCGCGGCGCGCGCTCGACCTGCTCCGAGTGAGCGCGGAACTCGCCGAGCGCGCCAGCGACGAGCACATCACGGAGGAGCACGTACAGAGGGCGAAGAACAAGATCGAACTCGACACGGTGATCGAGGCGGTGAAGAGCCTCCCGACACAGTCGAAGCTCATCCTGCTCGGCATCCTTCTGAACGAGGAGATCGGCAACGTGACGCTGACCACGGGCGATGTCTACACGACGTACCGGGACCTGTGCCGGAAGACGGGCGTGAGCCCGCTCACCCAGCGCCGCGTGACGGACCTGATTTCCGAGCTCGACATGCTCGGGCTCGTCCACGCCCGCGTGCGCTCGTTCGGCCGCGGCGGTCGGACGAAGGAGATCCAGTCGTCCGTCCCGGCCCTCGACGTGCGGAAGGTGCTCGAGAAGGACGAGGTCCTCGGCGAAGTCCGCGGATACCGGCTCAAAGTCCAGACGACCCTGCTCTGATCGGTCAGCGCGCGCGACGTCCCGGTTCGTCCCCGTCGCGGCGGTCGTCCTTGGAGGTGCGCGCCTTCCGCCGCCACGGCCACCGGATCTCCGGCAGGTGCGGGCCCACGTACTTCGTCCACGCGCGGCCCGCGATCTCGAGGAGGAACGGGAGCGCTAGGAGGAAGATCAGGCTGACGAGCAGGGCGTTCCAACTATTGTTCGGCGCGGCCGAATCGCCCCAGCCGCCGGGGCAGCACGAGTCCGTCGGCTGCAGCATCAGCTTGAGCAGGCCGAACCACGGGAGTTCCCCCCGGGCGCGTCCGAGCACGTCGGGCTGTTGCGGCATCCATTGCGTGTCGTACGGGACGGTGCCCTGGCACGGATCCTTCCTGATGGAACAGTACGCGTACGCGTTGTGGTCCCCCATCGTGATATATCCGGACCGAGGCGCGAACCGCGCGAAGTCGCGGGGAAAGTTGAACGTGATCCCGAGGTCGCCGCCGAAGCCCATCCGGTGGATCGTGAGGGTGAGCAGGTGGTGCGGATCCGTCGTCGGACCGGTGCTGTTCGTCGCTTCCCAGTCCCTGAAGGACGGGTTTCCGATGTCGAGCGCGTCCGCGGTGCCGTCCATGTACACGGTGACGTAGAGGATTGGGCGGTGGATGACCGGTGTCGGGTTCCCGGGCCGGTTGAAAATGATGACGTCGCCGTAGTCCCCGTACGTGGAATAGCCGCTCCCGCGTCCTTCCACGTACGTCGTCACGGACGAACGGGTCGGCGCCGCTTGCTGGAACACCATGTCCCCCGTGTCGATCACGCCGAGGGACGATTCGCTGTTTCTGCATGATGGGTCGCCCGAGTGCTGCATCGAGCAGCTCTCGACGACGACGAGCGGCGGCCATGTGCCCGCGTAGGCGTACATCGCGGCGAGGAAGATCGCGACGATGAGCCCGGCCACGAGGAGATCTCGAGCGAGCCCCTTCCACGCGCTGAGCGGGGCCTCGTCGTCCTCCGGGTCGTCTCGGGGCATGGGCCCGCCGGCCAAAGGGGGCGGGCC
It contains:
- a CDS encoding ORC1-type DNA replication protein, with the translated sequence MEESIFQPYLGTRAIFKMDREILRPSYLPERLPHREGHIDQLAQILVNALKGERPSNVLIFGKTGTGKTAVVKYIENEFRKADVARMVQYLYLNCEIVDTPYGVLQSIGNKFIEHLHQRIPFTGLSTDRVYSLLLEKLDEEKRVVIVALDEIDKIVQKNGDDILYQLLKINDDLSKARVSLIGISNDLKFTEYLDPRVRSRLADEKMVFPPYNADELYDILSERARLAFENGIANDSVLHLIAALAAQEHGDARRALDLLRVSAELAERASDEHITEEHVQRAKNKIELDTVIEAVKSLPTQSKLILLGILLNEEIGNVTLTTGDVYTTYRDLCRKTGVSPLTQRRVTDLISELDMLGLVHARVRSFGRGGRTKEIQSSVPALDVRKVLEKDEVLGEVRGYRLKVQTTLL
- a CDS encoding S26 family signal peptidase yields the protein MPRDDPEDDEAPLSAWKGLARDLLVAGLIVAIFLAAMYAYAGTWPPLVVVESCSMQHSGDPSCRNSESSLGVIDTGDMVFQQAAPTRSSVTTYVEGRGSGYSTYGDYGDVIIFNRPGNPTPVIHRPILYVTVYMDGTADALDIGNPSFRDWEATNSTGPTTDPHHLLTLTIHRMGFGGDLGITFNFPRDFARFAPRSGYITMGDHNAYAYCSIRKDPCQGTVPYDTQWMPQQPDVLGRARGELPWFGLLKLMLQPTDSCCPGGWGDSAAPNNSWNALLVSLIFLLALPFLLEIAGRAWTKYVGPHLPEIRWPWRRKARTSKDDRRDGDEPGRRAR